DNA from Variovorax sp. PBL-H6:
GTGGAGGAGGCGCTCTATCTCTCGAACATCGCGAGCAAGGTCACGCTGGTGCATCGTCGCGACAAGTTCCGCGCCGAGCCGATCCTGATCGACAAGCTCCACGAAAAGGTCAAGGAAGGCAAGATCGAGCTCAAGCTGCACAGTACGCTGGACGAGGTGATCGGCGACGATTCCGGCGTCACCGGCATCCGGCTGAAGAACATCCAGAGCGGAGCGACCGAGCAGGTCGACCTCAAGGGCTGCTTTATCGCGATCGGCCATCATCCGAATACGGACATCTTCCAGGGTCAACTGGAAATGAAGGATGGCTACATCCTCACCCGCTCCGGCTTGCAAGGCTTCGCAACCATGACCAGCATCCCGGGCGTGTTCGCGGCCGGGGATGTGCAGGATCATGTGTACCGCCAAGCGATCACCAGCGCTGGCACCGGCTGCATGGCAGCATTGGACGCCCAACGTTTTCTGGAGCAGGACGGGACCCTTTGAGCCGATCCTGGGTGGCAGCGCTATAATCCAAGGCTTTGCTGATTTCGGGCCCTTGCTTGTCCTGGGTTCGAAGCTCTCGGTAAGCCGGGGTAAGCCGGGATACCGCCACCCGATTCTGGCGAGGTCAAGCTGCAACCCACCCCCGCAATCCTTGCGCCGGGTGCCAGCTGTTCAAGAAAGTGTTCTACATGGCACGCGTATGCGAAGTCACGGGCAAGGGCCCGATGGTCGGGAACAACGTTTCCCACGCCAACAACAAAACCAAGCGCCGGTTCCTGCCGAACCTGCAATACCGCCGTTTCTTTGTCGAGAGTGAAAACCGCTGGGTGCGCCTGCGTGTTTCGAGCGCCGCGCTGCGCCTGATCGACAAGAAGGGCATCGACGCCGTGCTCGCAGACCTGCGTGCGCGCGGCCAAGCCTAAGGAGCTGAACCATGGCAACGAGCAAAGGCGGACGCGAAAAGATCAAGCTGGAATCCACCGCGGGTACCGGCCACTTCTACACCACCAGCAAGAACAAGAAGACGATGCCTGAAAAGATGTCGATCATGAAGTTCGATCCCAAGGCACGCAAGCACGTCGAATACAAGGAAATCAAGCTGAAGTAATTCGGCCTGTAAGAAAGCCCGCTGTGACACAGCGGGCTTTTTTTGCGCCTGCCTTTGCAGGTGCACGAAATAAAAAGCCGGCCCAAACGCCGGCTTTTTACGTGGGGCGTTGACCCCAGGATGAAGTATCAGGCGCGGGCAGCACGGAGTCGGGTCGAGAAGTCGCGCAACCCCGCAATGCCGCTGGCTTCCGCGCGATGGCACCAGGCAGCCAGATCGGCGGCCAGCTGCTCGCGCGACTGCGAGGTGTTGAGCCAGAGCTGGCGCAGCTCCTCGCGCATCGTCACCATCTTGTCCAAAACCGGGTGCGCCGCACGGGCCTGCACCAGGTTCGAACGAACAGTTGCCGGCACCTTGTCGTCGTCGCGATGCAGCCAGCGCTTGGCAGCCTTCAGCGCAGACAGGTCGGCGCCCTTGTCCTTGAGCAATGCCAGTTCTTGCTTGGTGGCGCGGCGCATCTCGCGGGCGTAGCCGGCCATCACTTCGTAGCGGTTGGCGATGACGGCTTCCAGCGTCTTCTCGTTAGCCACCGGCTGGATGTCGCCCAGTTGCATCTTCGGCGGCAGCTTCTTGACCTTCGCCCAGCCGATTTTCTGCATCAGGCTGATATAGATCCAGCCGATGTCGAACTCGTACTTCTTGACCGAGAATTTGGCCGAGGTGGGATAGGTGTGGTGATTGTTGTGCAACTCCTCGCCGCCGATGATCAGCCCCCAGGGCATGATGTTACGGCTGGCGTCGGGCGCCTCGAAGTTGCGGTATCCCCAGTAGTGACCAATTCCATTGATGACGCCGGCCGCAGTAATCGGGATCCACAGCATCTGAACGGCCCACACCGCCAAGCCAAGCGCGCCGAAGAGCGCCAGGTTGAGCACCAGCATCAGGCCCACGCCCTGCCAGCTATAGCGCGAGTAAAGATTGCGCTCGAGCCAATCGTCCGGAGTGCCGTGGCCGTAACGCTCCATCGTTTCCTTGTTCTTCGACTCGGTGCGATAAAGCTCGGCGCCGCGCCAAAACACCTCATCGATGCCCTTGACCTGAGGGCTGTGGGGGTCTTCCGCAGTCTCGCACTTCGCGTGATGCTTGCGATGGATTGCCACCCACTCCTTGGTCACCATGCCGGTCCCGAGCCAGAGCCAGAAGCGGAAGAAATGAGAAGGGATCGGACCCAGGTCCATGGCCCGGTGGGTTTGCGTGCGATGCAGGAAAATCGTGACCGCAGCGATGGTGATGTGCGTGGTGAACAGCGTGTACAGCACGACCTGCCACCACGTGAGATTCCACAGGCCGTTCCCAAGCCAGTCGATGGCCGCACTCAGGAGGGCAGAGTCAGGAAGCAACATTGAATTCGGTACTCCATGGCCGCACGAAGGTGCAGCCTTTTGGTAACCATTGATTTTAAACGGAGCCGCTCCAAAAAAGGGGCTAAATCCTTGATCTGCAACAAGTATTAGACAGTGTTGAGGGCTTCGTCCTACTTCCGCTGCCAGGCTGCGGCAAAGAAACCGTCGGTGGAATGACGATGCGGCCAGAGCCGCAGATAGAGCCCGCCGCCTTCGCCGCCAGCGCAGAGGCTTGCGGAATCGGAAATCTTCAGGGCGCCGAGCAGCGACGCCACATCCAGTGCCTCGAACTCCTGATGAGCCGCCCCGAACGCCTCGGCAATGGCCTCGTTCTCCTCCGGCAGCACGCTGCAGGTGGCATAGATCAAGCGCCCGCCGGCCTTCACGAGCCGCGCGGCGCTCTGCAGGATTGCGGCCTGCTTGGCGGTCAGTTCTTCGATGCTTTTGGGCGACTGCCGCCATTTGAGGTCGGGATTGCGGCGCAGCGTGCCCAACCCCGAGCAGGGCGCATCCACCAGCACCCGGTCGATCTTTCCCGCCAAGCGCTTGATGCGTTCGTCGCGCTCATGGGCGATTGCCGCGGGATGCACGTTCGACAGCTTGCTGCGCGCCAGCCGTGGCTTGAGCGCAACGAGCCGGTGCGCAGAGGTGTCGAAGGCATAGAGGCGCCCGGTGCTGCGCATGGTGGCGCCGATCGCAAGCGTCTTGCCGCCTGCACCAGCGCAGAAATCGACCACCATTTCGCCGCGCTTGGCATCGAGCAGCAGAGCCAGCAGTTGCGAGCCTTCGTCCTGCACTTCGACAGCGCCCCGGGCGAATGCGTCGAGTTTGGCGAGCGCCGGCTTCCCTTCGACGCGCAGGCCCCACGGCGAGTACGGCGTGGCGGTCGCCTGGATGCCCGCCAGCGCCAGCTCCTTCTGCACATCGGGTCGCTTGTCGGTCAGCGCGTTGACACGGAGATCCAGCGGCGCGGGTTGCTGCAGGCTTTGCACCAGCGGCCAGAAGCCCTCGCCCAATTGCGCTTTCAGCGGCCCGACGAGCCACTCCGGAAGGTTGTGGCGATGGCGCTCCAACAAGTCGTCGGGCTTGACGCCATCGCACTGGTCGAGCCAGCGCTTCTCGACATCGCTGAGTGCGCTCTTGAGGAAATCGCGGGGCCCGTAAAAGCCAAGGATCGCCATGCGCCGCTCCTTGGGTCCGCTGCCCGAGGGCGACAGGTGATCGAAAAGCAGCTTCTTGCGCAGCACGGCGTAGACCGTCTCGGCCAGCGTGGCACGCTCGCGCGGCCCCAGTTCGCGATGATCGCGGAAGTAGCGGGAGACGACCTGGTCGGCGGGATGTTCGAATTTGAGGACCAGGCCGACCAGGTCGGCGCAGGCCTCGAGAAGGGCTCGGGGATGCATGCCGTGATTGTCTCAGCCGGCGGTCCCCGTCACGCTGGAACAACGCAGGGCTCCCAACCGGCAACGAGTCCTCGTCAGTTCCTTTTTGACAGCCAGCCCGCGATTGCCCGAGGGTAAA
Protein-coding regions in this window:
- the trxB gene encoding thioredoxin-disulfide reductase, whose translation is MSSSPRHAKVLILGSGPAGYTAAVYAARANLQPLLITGIAQGGQLMTTTEVDNWPADVHGVQGPELMQRFLEHAERFKTEIVFDHISKVDLSKRPFTLTGDSGTYTCDSLVIATGASAKYLGLDSEQHFMGRGVSGCATCDGFFYREQEVCVIGGGNTAVEEALYLSNIASKVTLVHRRDKFRAEPILIDKLHEKVKEGKIELKLHSTLDEVIGDDSGVTGIRLKNIQSGATEQVDLKGCFIAIGHHPNTDIFQGQLEMKDGYILTRSGLQGFATMTSIPGVFAAGDVQDHVYRQAITSAGTGCMAALDAQRFLEQDGTL
- a CDS encoding DesA family fatty acid desaturase, translating into MLLPDSALLSAAIDWLGNGLWNLTWWQVVLYTLFTTHITIAAVTIFLHRTQTHRAMDLGPIPSHFFRFWLWLGTGMVTKEWVAIHRKHHAKCETAEDPHSPQVKGIDEVFWRGAELYRTESKNKETMERYGHGTPDDWLERNLYSRYSWQGVGLMLVLNLALFGALGLAVWAVQMLWIPITAAGVINGIGHYWGYRNFEAPDASRNIMPWGLIIGGEELHNNHHTYPTSAKFSVKKYEFDIGWIYISLMQKIGWAKVKKLPPKMQLGDIQPVANEKTLEAVIANRYEVMAGYAREMRRATKQELALLKDKGADLSALKAAKRWLHRDDDKVPATVRSNLVQARAAHPVLDKMVTMREELRQLWLNTSQSREQLAADLAAWCHRAEASGIAGLRDFSTRLRAARA
- the rpmG gene encoding 50S ribosomal protein L33 gives rise to the protein MATSKGGREKIKLESTAGTGHFYTTSKNKKTMPEKMSIMKFDPKARKHVEYKEIKLK
- a CDS encoding RsmB/NOP family class I SAM-dependent RNA methyltransferase, yielding MHPRALLEACADLVGLVLKFEHPADQVVSRYFRDHRELGPRERATLAETVYAVLRKKLLFDHLSPSGSGPKERRMAILGFYGPRDFLKSALSDVEKRWLDQCDGVKPDDLLERHRHNLPEWLVGPLKAQLGEGFWPLVQSLQQPAPLDLRVNALTDKRPDVQKELALAGIQATATPYSPWGLRVEGKPALAKLDAFARGAVEVQDEGSQLLALLLDAKRGEMVVDFCAGAGGKTLAIGATMRSTGRLYAFDTSAHRLVALKPRLARSKLSNVHPAAIAHERDERIKRLAGKIDRVLVDAPCSGLGTLRRNPDLKWRQSPKSIEELTAKQAAILQSAARLVKAGGRLIYATCSVLPEENEAIAEAFGAAHQEFEALDVASLLGALKISDSASLCAGGEGGGLYLRLWPHRHSTDGFFAAAWQRK
- the rpmB gene encoding 50S ribosomal protein L28 encodes the protein MARVCEVTGKGPMVGNNVSHANNKTKRRFLPNLQYRRFFVESENRWVRLRVSSAALRLIDKKGIDAVLADLRARGQA